In Thermococcus stetteri, the following proteins share a genomic window:
- a CDS encoding tRNA (N(6)-L-threonylcarbamoyladenosine(37)-C(2))-methylthiotransferase: MVRVYVESYGCTRNKADGEIMEAILLRAGYELAESPESADYVVVNTCAVKDPTEHKMARRIRELLDSGKKVIATGCLVHVNPDVIDPRVSGMLGVKSIDRIAEAIEVAERGGKLVSVEGWKERNIDKLELPRLWKSGVVFVVPISEGCLNACTYCATRFARGVLKSYNPELVVKWIKEALERGYKEIQLSSEDTGCYGFDIGTNLAKLLDEITSIEGDFRVRVGMMNPNHVVKFLDELIEAYQDPKVYKFLHLPVQSGDNEVLRRMGRNYTVEEFEEIVREFRKKIPGLNLNTDIIVGFPGESEEAFQNTVELVKRVRPDKINVSRYSPRPGTIAARWKQLPGWKVKERSRALHRLRLQIAYEINQGHIGKKVEVLIHGPGEKGGVEGRTFNYKEIILDAGSPGEITMVKVDWAGSTYLKGTIVGH; encoded by the coding sequence ATGGTCAGGGTTTACGTAGAGAGCTACGGCTGCACGAGGAACAAAGCAGACGGGGAGATCATGGAAGCTATTCTGCTTAGGGCCGGCTATGAGCTGGCCGAAAGTCCTGAGAGTGCGGACTACGTCGTTGTTAATACCTGCGCCGTCAAGGATCCAACGGAGCACAAGATGGCGAGGAGAATACGCGAACTGCTCGATTCTGGCAAGAAGGTCATCGCAACAGGCTGTCTCGTCCACGTCAATCCCGACGTTATTGATCCCCGCGTCTCCGGGATGCTCGGCGTCAAGAGCATAGACAGGATCGCCGAGGCAATAGAAGTGGCCGAACGCGGGGGGAAGCTGGTCTCAGTTGAGGGCTGGAAGGAGAGGAACATAGACAAGCTCGAGCTCCCGCGCCTCTGGAAGTCCGGCGTCGTCTTCGTTGTGCCGATAAGCGAGGGCTGTCTCAACGCCTGCACCTATTGTGCAACACGCTTCGCCCGCGGTGTGTTAAAGAGCTACAATCCCGAGCTTGTGGTTAAGTGGATAAAAGAGGCCCTAGAGAGGGGATACAAGGAGATACAGCTCTCAAGCGAGGACACCGGTTGCTACGGCTTCGACATAGGTACGAACTTGGCTAAACTCCTCGACGAGATAACTTCCATTGAGGGAGATTTCAGGGTTAGAGTTGGTATGATGAACCCGAACCACGTTGTCAAGTTCCTCGACGAGCTGATAGAGGCCTATCAGGACCCTAAGGTCTACAAATTTCTTCACCTGCCAGTCCAGAGCGGAGACAACGAAGTCCTGAGGAGAATGGGAAGGAACTACACGGTTGAGGAGTTCGAGGAGATCGTGAGGGAGTTCCGGAAGAAAATCCCGGGTTTGAACCTCAACACAGACATAATAGTCGGCTTTCCGGGCGAGAGCGAGGAAGCCTTCCAGAACACCGTTGAGCTCGTGAAGAGGGTCAGGCCGGACAAGATAAACGTCTCCAGGTATTCTCCAAGACCCGGAACGATCGCGGCTAGGTGGAAGCAACTGCCCGGCTGGAAGGTGAAGGAGCGCTCCAGGGCTCTGCACAGGCTACGCCTTCAGATAGCCTACGAGATAAACCAGGGCCACATCGGAAAGAAGGTCGAAGTTCTGATCCACGGGCCGGGCGAGAAGGGCGGCGTTGAGGGGAGAACGTTCAACTACAAGGAAATAATACTAGATGCGGGATCCCCTGGAGAAATAACTATGGTGAAAGTTGATTGGGCCGGCTCAACGTATCTCAAGGGGACTATTGTAGGACACTAA
- a CDS encoding signal peptidase I, protein MKKHRIDVLLIVSYSLLIFVLLVIVLHFVFGFQYVVILTDSMEPRINPGDLIVTNPVRPGEIILPGEIILYRVTLTNSTYQIVHRVVAIKYDEGGSEYFITKGDNREYTDPWRVYPNQVIGKVVLVIPRVGVIWYYTPLIVFLTFLFIIGSIVYEIVLILIEEEPRKPKWAKPALHAVRRKKIKKYYR, encoded by the coding sequence ATGAAAAAACACCGAATTGACGTGCTTTTAATCGTCTCTTACTCGCTCCTCATCTTCGTCCTTTTAGTCATAGTTCTTCACTTCGTCTTCGGCTTCCAGTACGTTGTTATCCTTACCGACTCGATGGAACCGCGCATCAACCCGGGAGATTTAATCGTAACTAATCCCGTCCGTCCAGGAGAGATTATCCTCCCAGGAGAGATTATCCTCTACAGGGTAACCCTCACCAACTCCACGTATCAGATAGTCCACAGGGTTGTGGCGATAAAATACGACGAAGGCGGCAGTGAGTACTTCATTACAAAGGGAGACAACAGAGAATACACTGACCCTTGGAGAGTTTATCCCAATCAAGTCATTGGGAAAGTAGTCCTCGTTATTCCAAGGGTTGGGGTGATCTGGTACTACACGCCCCTTATAGTGTTTTTGACGTTCCTGTTCATAATAGGCTCGATAGTGTACGAGATAGTGCTCATTTTGATTGAAGAAGAGCCCAGGAAGCCGAAGTGGGCAAAACCGGCACTTCACGCAGTAAGACGGAAGAAGATAAAGAAGTACTACCGCTAA
- a CDS encoding alpha/beta hydrolase family protein encodes MSSIEWNEKTFSKFAYLGDPRIRKKLIAYVLTKVNMKENKYESTVVVEDLESGARRFIENASMPRISPDGKKLAFMRSNEEKKESEIWVAEMGTLSAKKVLSAKNVRSIQWNDDSRRLLVVGFKRRDDEDFVFDDDVPVWFDNMGFLDGEKTTFWVLDSESEEILEEFEKPRFSSGIWHGDGIVINVPHREGSKPALFKFYDIYLWEDGKEEKLFERVSFEAVDSDGKAILLHGKGEKRFMSEHNWLYLWDGELKPVYEGPLNTGSAKLDGGKVYFTVPDAGRVNLYLWDGEAKPLIVGDHWIMGFDVHNGRVALLIETATRLRELYLYDGELKQLTDYNGPIFAKLKTFEPRHFRFKSKDLEIDGWYIKPELKEDETAPVIVFVHGGPKGMYGHYFKYEMQLMASKGYYIVFVNPRGSNGYTEDFALRVLERTGLEDFEDIMNGIEEFFKLEPQADRERVGITGISYGGYMTNWALTQSDLFKAGISENGISYWLTSYAFSDIGLWYDVEVIGPNPLENENYRKLSPLFYAQNVKAPLLIIHSLEDYRCPLDQSLMFYNVLKDLGKEAYIAIFRRGAHGHSIRGSPKHRAKRYKLFIEFFERKLKKYEEGFEVEKILKED; translated from the coding sequence ATGAGCAGTATCGAATGGAATGAGAAGACCTTTTCTAAGTTCGCCTACCTCGGCGACCCGAGGATACGGAAAAAACTGATCGCCTACGTTCTGACAAAGGTAAACATGAAGGAGAACAAATACGAGAGCACCGTTGTCGTTGAAGACCTTGAGAGCGGTGCTAGGAGGTTCATTGAGAACGCCTCGATGCCGAGGATTTCTCCCGATGGGAAGAAGCTCGCATTCATGCGCTCCAACGAGGAGAAAAAGGAGAGCGAGATCTGGGTGGCTGAGATGGGAACCCTCAGTGCAAAGAAAGTCCTCTCGGCCAAAAACGTCCGCTCCATCCAGTGGAACGACGACTCGAGGAGGCTCCTCGTTGTAGGCTTCAAGAGGAGGGATGATGAGGACTTCGTCTTCGACGACGACGTTCCGGTCTGGTTCGACAACATGGGATTCCTCGACGGCGAGAAGACGACCTTCTGGGTTCTTGACAGCGAGAGCGAGGAAATCCTTGAGGAGTTCGAGAAGCCGCGCTTTTCCAGCGGGATATGGCACGGCGATGGGATAGTCATTAACGTCCCGCACAGGGAAGGGAGCAAGCCCGCCCTCTTCAAGTTCTACGACATCTACCTATGGGAGGATGGTAAGGAGGAGAAGCTCTTCGAGAGGGTCTCCTTCGAGGCCGTTGATTCGGACGGAAAGGCCATCCTCCTCCACGGAAAGGGGGAGAAGAGGTTCATGAGCGAGCACAACTGGCTCTACCTCTGGGACGGCGAGCTTAAGCCCGTCTATGAAGGCCCGCTCAACACCGGAAGCGCGAAGCTCGATGGTGGAAAGGTCTACTTCACGGTTCCAGATGCCGGAAGGGTCAACCTCTACCTCTGGGACGGGGAAGCCAAGCCGCTCATCGTCGGCGATCATTGGATAATGGGCTTCGACGTTCACAACGGAAGGGTGGCGTTGCTCATCGAGACGGCCACGCGTTTAAGGGAGCTATATCTCTATGACGGCGAGCTTAAACAGCTGACAGACTACAACGGGCCGATATTTGCAAAGCTTAAGACCTTCGAGCCGAGGCACTTCCGCTTTAAGAGCAAAGACCTTGAGATAGACGGATGGTACATCAAGCCCGAGCTCAAAGAGGACGAGACGGCACCGGTTATAGTCTTCGTCCACGGCGGGCCGAAGGGTATGTACGGCCACTACTTCAAGTACGAGATGCAGCTCATGGCGAGCAAGGGCTACTACATAGTCTTCGTGAACCCGCGCGGGAGCAACGGCTACACCGAGGACTTTGCCCTTAGAGTCCTTGAGAGGACGGGATTAGAGGACTTCGAGGACATAATGAACGGCATAGAAGAGTTCTTCAAGCTCGAGCCTCAGGCGGACCGCGAGAGGGTCGGTATAACGGGCATAAGCTATGGAGGTTATATGACGAACTGGGCCCTAACTCAGTCAGACCTCTTCAAGGCAGGAATAAGCGAGAACGGGATAAGCTACTGGCTCACCAGCTACGCCTTCTCGGACATAGGCCTCTGGTACGACGTCGAGGTCATCGGCCCGAACCCGCTTGAAAACGAGAACTATCGGAAGCTCAGCCCTCTCTTCTACGCCCAGAACGTCAAGGCTCCGCTCCTAATAATCCACAGTCTCGAGGACTACCGCTGCCCGCTCGATCAAAGTTTGATGTTCTACAACGTCCTGAAAGACCTCGGAAAGGAGGCCTACATAGCGATATTCAGGAGAGGAGCGCACGGCCACAGCATCCGCGGAAGCCCGAAGCACAGGGCCAAGCGCTACAAGCTCTTCATTGAGTTCTTCGAGAGGAAGCTGAAGAAGTACGAGGAGGGCTTTGAGGTCGAAAAGATACTGAAGGAAGACTGA
- a CDS encoding serine/threonine protein kinase, producing MTFEHIISSKRLGDFLRHLAEEGVGGVEPLAKGTTSLVFTGVLGGRKVVIKLQRPDSPRSNFEKEAELTKIASTLGATPPIVGLGEFEGLPYLIREFAEGEPILFADVGKRHLFRIVEKTALLDRLGIDHGQIQGGKHLIIGEDVYLIDFEKAGFRKPNNLTSAMAMIFIGENAISKRVRERFGLDDGFREEMKDALRNYKRTGSLSRVLDLLSAL from the coding sequence ATGACGTTCGAACACATCATAAGTAGTAAACGGCTGGGGGACTTTCTAAGGCACCTGGCCGAGGAGGGCGTTGGAGGCGTTGAGCCACTCGCCAAGGGGACGACGAGCCTAGTCTTCACTGGAGTTTTAGGCGGGAGAAAAGTCGTGATAAAGCTTCAAAGACCAGACTCACCGAGAAGCAACTTCGAAAAAGAGGCAGAACTTACCAAAATTGCCTCTACCTTGGGGGCAACTCCTCCAATCGTTGGCCTTGGAGAGTTCGAGGGCCTTCCATACCTCATCAGGGAGTTCGCCGAGGGTGAGCCCATCCTCTTCGCTGACGTGGGAAAGAGGCACCTCTTCAGGATAGTGGAGAAAACAGCCCTCCTCGACAGGCTGGGCATAGACCACGGGCAGATACAGGGCGGGAAGCACCTCATAATCGGCGAGGACGTTTATTTGATAGACTTTGAGAAGGCAGGGTTCAGAAAGCCCAACAACCTGACGTCAGCCATGGCGATGATCTTCATAGGCGAGAACGCGATATCAAAGAGGGTGCGGGAGAGATTTGGTCTCGATGATGGATTCAGGGAAGAAATGAAAGATGCCCTGAGGAACTACAAGAGAACCGGAAGCCTTTCACGCGTTCTGGACCTTCTTTCTGCTCTTTAG
- a CDS encoding inorganic phosphate transporter produces MDSWLLITIIVGFAMAWAIGANDAANSMSTAVGARAITPKQAVLIAGVLEFTGAYFFGKSVTETIRKGILYPDKITDPTVLIYGSVAALLAATIWLVIATKFGLPVSTTHSIIGGIVGYGIVYAGLSIVNWGKMTQVVLSWILSPIIGAIMAFFVFKALTKSIFERKDPVRSSKIWSPFWVGLAFVVIGTMFYIKVLHGKDLGKGVLFYGLPTGFVVFLILFLTLRVKFPSSDPFIGVENIFKRVQVITSGYVALAHGANDVANAIGPVAAVYAVATMGMAGMKVPVPHWILAMGGLGIAVGVATYGYRVMETVGKRITELTNTRGFTIDFSAATVVLVASWLGLPISTTHVVVGAVIGVGLARGVKAINKDIVRDIVISWFVTVPAAAVISAFFFKLLMVVG; encoded by the coding sequence ATGGATTCCTGGTTGCTGATAACGATAATCGTTGGTTTTGCCATGGCTTGGGCGATAGGAGCGAACGACGCGGCCAACTCGATGAGCACGGCCGTTGGAGCAAGGGCGATAACTCCAAAGCAGGCGGTCTTGATAGCAGGCGTTCTGGAATTCACTGGAGCGTACTTCTTCGGAAAGAGCGTCACGGAGACTATAAGGAAGGGCATCCTCTACCCAGACAAGATAACCGACCCGACGGTGCTCATATACGGCTCGGTTGCGGCTTTGCTGGCCGCTACAATATGGCTGGTGATAGCCACTAAGTTCGGCCTGCCCGTCTCGACGACTCACTCAATCATAGGCGGAATAGTGGGCTACGGAATCGTCTACGCTGGTCTCTCGATAGTCAACTGGGGCAAGATGACTCAGGTGGTTCTCAGCTGGATACTCTCACCGATAATAGGCGCTATAATGGCTTTCTTTGTCTTCAAGGCCCTGACCAAGAGCATCTTTGAAAGAAAAGACCCTGTGAGAAGCTCTAAAATCTGGTCGCCCTTCTGGGTCGGGCTGGCCTTCGTGGTCATAGGGACGATGTTCTACATCAAAGTTCTCCACGGGAAAGACCTCGGAAAGGGTGTGCTCTTCTACGGCCTCCCGACGGGCTTCGTCGTCTTCCTGATCCTCTTCCTAACCCTCAGGGTGAAGTTCCCATCTTCTGATCCCTTCATCGGGGTTGAGAACATCTTCAAGAGGGTCCAGGTCATAACGTCTGGCTACGTGGCCTTAGCTCACGGCGCAAACGATGTCGCCAACGCGATAGGGCCGGTCGCGGCTGTATACGCGGTGGCGACGATGGGAATGGCCGGGATGAAGGTTCCAGTCCCACACTGGATACTGGCCATGGGCGGCCTTGGCATAGCGGTTGGGGTAGCTACCTACGGCTACCGCGTCATGGAGACCGTTGGAAAGAGGATAACCGAGCTGACCAACACACGCGGCTTCACCATAGACTTTTCCGCTGCTACCGTCGTCCTCGTGGCGAGCTGGCTCGGCCTTCCAATATCAACGACCCACGTCGTCGTTGGTGCCGTGATAGGCGTTGGCCTCGCCAGAGGAGTAAAGGCAATAAACAAGGACATCGTTAGGGATATAGTTATCTCGTGGTTCGTCACCGTCCCGGCCGCGGCCGTGATAAGCGCGTTCTTCTTCAAGCTCCTCATGGTGGTGGGGTGA
- a CDS encoding cupin domain-containing protein, translating into MFVGHYKDVPEKDTGFEGVTIRWLVSPKLGAKNYAMRYFVMKKGSEIPIHQHDWEHEIFIVRGEGIITNGKEEFHVKEGNFLYVPPNEPHGYKATGETLEFLCIIPAKKEAIPEDEWA; encoded by the coding sequence ATGTTCGTCGGGCACTATAAGGACGTCCCGGAAAAAGATACGGGTTTTGAGGGAGTGACGATCCGCTGGCTCGTTTCTCCGAAGCTTGGGGCGAAGAACTACGCCATGCGTTATTTCGTCATGAAGAAGGGCTCGGAAATACCCATCCACCAACACGACTGGGAGCACGAGATATTCATCGTGAGGGGCGAGGGCATAATAACCAACGGGAAAGAGGAGTTCCACGTTAAGGAGGGCAACTTCCTCTACGTCCCGCCCAACGAGCCGCACGGCTACAAGGCGACGGGAGAGACGCTGGAGTTCCTCTGCATAATCCCGGCTAAGAAAGAGGCCATCCCAGAGGACGAGTGGGCTTAG
- a CDS encoding TIGR00153 family protein has translation MQVWTKLFAKSPFKPLIKHAEVALQTVETLEKALQAWREGNYEEMRKLAVEVDRLEDVADRIKEEIRDSLSSKLMMAVAREDVLIYLHMQDKVADAAEDTAKWLLVKEPGEIPEEIKDVILKMGTESIKAAKLVYEAIVQMDRVIESGFAEKEIEREYEIIREIEGVESKIDGLDTELMKLVFQNANKLDWSEGFYILNVARTLSNISDKAKDAAERIRLMMNK, from the coding sequence ATGCAAGTCTGGACTAAGCTCTTTGCGAAAAGCCCCTTCAAGCCTCTCATAAAGCACGCTGAAGTGGCCCTTCAAACCGTTGAGACCCTTGAGAAGGCCCTCCAGGCGTGGCGCGAAGGGAACTATGAAGAAATGAGAAAGCTCGCGGTTGAGGTTGACAGGCTTGAGGACGTCGCCGACAGGATAAAGGAAGAGATAAGGGATTCTCTCAGCTCGAAGCTCATGATGGCTGTGGCGAGGGAGGACGTTCTCATCTACCTCCACATGCAGGACAAGGTTGCCGATGCCGCCGAGGACACCGCTAAGTGGCTCCTCGTGAAGGAGCCAGGGGAGATACCCGAGGAGATAAAGGATGTCATCCTCAAGATGGGCACCGAGAGCATAAAGGCCGCGAAGCTCGTCTACGAGGCCATCGTCCAGATGGACAGGGTCATCGAGAGCGGCTTCGCCGAGAAGGAAATAGAGAGGGAGTACGAGATAATCAGGGAGATAGAGGGCGTTGAGAGTAAAATAGACGGCCTGGATACAGAACTCATGAAGCTGGTCTTCCAGAACGCTAATAAGCTGGACTGGAGCGAGGGCTTCTACATCCTCAACGTCGCCAGAACCCTCAGCAACATCTCAGACAAGGCGAAGGACGCAGCCGAGAGGATAAGGCTGATGATGAACAAGTGA
- a CDS encoding DUF2341 domain-containing protein, whose amino-acid sequence MTRRHVFLKFAGLLFVLISALALTPAFSVPSINVNVQPIGACTAERYYIDVNITNLEGRPLTNQTFNVTIPADRIPAYSKLKAGNVYVVDENGKPLYYWVMRKTSKVFTVFFRVPYIDANGWKVVRIYYGSRNHYRGYRKPTNLFVYFESFSRLKNYSHVNTGIFPNSKSFQSGELRVSRNRLVIDSTISTGLFPTAKEAQLTTLRIDGSYDIVFKFRRGSNAQSSNSYPFYMFVYAKVGNTNRYDYIGIHESNSAFYFEFGDNRGRTYETSAKAGKQYYLGRILVSPHGSSGSVEKFSNGALVDSYSFKNKFGSRDVSVGFGQANADFFTTVNLLAYVDWVYIVKHVNYDVRIVGMGAECSCN is encoded by the coding sequence ATGACGCGCCGTCACGTCTTCCTTAAATTTGCAGGCCTCCTATTCGTGCTCATCTCTGCCTTAGCCTTAACTCCGGCTTTTTCTGTCCCTTCCATCAACGTGAACGTCCAGCCGATAGGGGCCTGCACCGCCGAGAGATACTACATTGATGTCAACATCACCAACCTCGAGGGAAGGCCCTTAACCAACCAGACGTTCAACGTCACTATCCCGGCGGACAGGATACCAGCCTATTCAAAACTCAAGGCTGGCAACGTCTACGTCGTCGATGAAAACGGAAAGCCTCTCTACTACTGGGTGATGAGGAAGACTTCAAAGGTCTTCACGGTCTTCTTCAGGGTTCCGTATATAGATGCCAACGGCTGGAAGGTCGTAAGGATATACTACGGCTCCCGCAATCATTACAGGGGCTACAGAAAACCAACAAACCTCTTCGTCTATTTTGAGAGCTTTAGCCGCCTCAAGAACTACTCCCACGTAAACACGGGCATCTTCCCAAACTCCAAGAGCTTCCAGAGTGGGGAACTCAGAGTCTCCCGCAACAGGCTCGTGATAGACTCGACGATCTCAACCGGTTTATTCCCCACTGCGAAGGAGGCCCAGCTAACCACGTTGAGAATTGACGGCTCTTATGATATAGTTTTCAAGTTCCGCAGGGGATCGAATGCCCAGAGCTCCAACAGCTATCCGTTCTACATGTTCGTCTATGCTAAAGTTGGCAACACCAACCGATACGACTACATCGGAATCCACGAGAGTAACTCCGCCTTTTACTTTGAGTTTGGAGACAACAGGGGCAGGACGTACGAGACGAGCGCCAAAGCTGGAAAGCAGTACTATCTCGGCAGGATTCTCGTCTCCCCCCATGGGAGTTCCGGGAGTGTTGAGAAGTTCTCAAATGGGGCTTTGGTTGATTCATACTCCTTTAAGAACAAGTTTGGGAGTAGGGATGTTTCGGTTGGCTTTGGGCAGGCAAACGCAGACTTCTTTACCACCGTCAACCTTTTAGCCTACGTGGACTGGGTTTATATAGTGAAGCACGTGAATTACGATGTTAGAATCGTCGGGATGGGCGCGGAGTGCAGTTGTAATTAG
- a CDS encoding Lrp/AsnC family transcriptional regulator, which yields MVTAFILMVTAAGKEREVMEKLLAMPEVKEAYVVYGEYDLVVKVETETLKDLDQFITEKIRRMPEIQMTSTMIAI from the coding sequence ATGGTGACGGCTTTTATTTTGATGGTTACGGCCGCTGGAAAGGAAAGGGAAGTTATGGAGAAGCTTCTTGCCATGCCCGAAGTTAAAGAGGCCTACGTCGTTTACGGTGAGTACGACCTCGTTGTTAAGGTCGAGACCGAGACGCTCAAGGACCTTGACCAGTTCATAACCGAGAAGATAAGGCGCATGCCCGAGATCCAGATGACCTCGACGATGATAGCCATCTGA
- a CDS encoding metallophosphoesterase family protein has product MLMRKLLAFLILAVVLTAGCIGGNTGTGTTSTGTTTTQAKGINFKGYAPGMVVANWYKLFNETFYVSNGYENLVKHYFPSAVVKPASEYPGSGVLVLSPQDVYSKRILFGKAVQVQKLDFFGYIAYRNGMHYVGPWHGIVAIFNSREGNALMVVSGTSKAGVGAALNFLAGLKSGKIKLNRMAVVRSRDFEGILVKEIGDTNLDGIAENDEFVTLHQIIFDEPFQYYWRVVKGENVTVSGGFIRLVNDTKVYIHALGFNVSVRVKNNKGITLTYVIDNINPNYVMAVSDQEGAMKEANFGGTKVVVVSSGDFSIVPKNVSDYTVLAFGDHRPSSGEKQPEVFFKIRDEINRGSGVFIIDGGDLVYSGTIYQWEELMKAWKWDKPIFVAVGNHEYNGEGVNIYHYYFGPTDYAFSLGKYRFIFANDIMNNYRLSDKQWEWLEEQLETAKKRGERPVVVMHAPPYDPRPSGEHTLDPSDAKRLLELMKEYNAFGIFSHIHIYWYGTYEGVPFVITGGGGAPLYAKPEEGGFYHYVRLFMKGDGLIEVEPVKVSP; this is encoded by the coding sequence ATGCTCATGAGGAAGTTGCTCGCGTTTTTGATACTCGCCGTGGTTCTCACGGCGGGCTGTATAGGAGGCAATACCGGGACTGGTACTACCAGCACCGGGACAACAACCACTCAAGCCAAGGGGATAAACTTCAAGGGCTACGCTCCCGGTATGGTCGTGGCCAACTGGTACAAGCTCTTCAACGAGACCTTCTACGTCAGCAACGGCTACGAGAACCTCGTGAAGCACTACTTCCCAAGCGCTGTGGTTAAGCCTGCTTCCGAGTATCCTGGGAGCGGCGTTCTCGTCCTCTCACCTCAAGACGTCTACTCAAAGAGGATCCTCTTCGGAAAGGCAGTCCAAGTTCAGAAGCTCGACTTCTTCGGCTACATCGCCTACAGGAACGGCATGCACTACGTTGGTCCCTGGCACGGCATTGTTGCGATCTTCAACTCCAGAGAGGGCAATGCACTGATGGTCGTCTCCGGAACAAGCAAGGCCGGAGTCGGCGCGGCGTTGAACTTCCTGGCCGGACTAAAGAGCGGAAAGATCAAGCTCAACAGGATGGCGGTTGTCCGCTCGAGGGACTTTGAGGGGATACTCGTGAAGGAGATAGGCGACACGAACCTCGACGGAATAGCTGAGAACGACGAGTTCGTCACTCTCCACCAGATAATCTTCGACGAGCCCTTCCAGTACTACTGGCGCGTCGTCAAGGGAGAGAACGTAACCGTCAGCGGCGGCTTTATCAGGCTGGTGAACGACACCAAGGTCTACATCCACGCCCTCGGCTTCAACGTGAGCGTTAGGGTGAAGAACAACAAAGGCATAACCCTCACATACGTAATAGACAACATCAACCCCAACTACGTCATGGCCGTGAGTGACCAAGAAGGCGCAATGAAAGAGGCAAACTTCGGCGGAACGAAGGTGGTCGTGGTCTCCTCTGGAGACTTCTCAATAGTGCCCAAGAACGTGAGCGACTACACCGTCCTGGCCTTCGGCGACCACAGGCCCTCAAGCGGAGAGAAACAGCCAGAGGTCTTCTTCAAGATCAGGGACGAGATAAACAGGGGCAGTGGTGTCTTCATAATAGACGGCGGAGACCTAGTCTACTCGGGCACGATATACCAGTGGGAAGAGCTTATGAAGGCTTGGAAGTGGGACAAGCCAATATTCGTGGCAGTTGGAAACCACGAGTACAACGGAGAGGGCGTCAACATCTACCACTACTACTTCGGCCCCACCGACTACGCCTTCAGCCTCGGGAAGTACCGCTTCATATTCGCCAACGACATCATGAACAACTACAGGCTCTCGGACAAGCAGTGGGAGTGGCTGGAAGAACAGCTTGAAACGGCTAAAAAGCGCGGTGAGAGGCCGGTTGTGGTCATGCACGCGCCGCCCTACGACCCGAGGCCGAGCGGTGAGCACACGCTAGACCCTTCCGACGCAAAGCGGCTCCTTGAGCTCATGAAGGAGTACAACGCCTTCGGAATATTCAGCCACATCCACATCTACTGGTACGGCACCTACGAGGGAGTTCCCTTCGTCATAACCGGCGGTGGCGGTGCTCCCCTCTACGCCAAACCAGAGGAAGGCGGCTTCTACCACTACGTCCGCCTGTTCATGAAGGGCGACGGCTTAATTGAAGTCGAGCCCGTCAAGGTCTCTCCCTGA